In Phyllobacterium zundukense, one DNA window encodes the following:
- the mltG gene encoding endolytic transglycosylase MltG — MSSDQQSEETNGSAAASVPDRKPIVPQSASEALRPEPGTPPPAPKKRSRRARSQIVVFANFMLSLVVLVVLAAAAAVYFGKVAFNEPGPTDVATNYVVKSGTGITEIADGLERRGIISDARVFMYGVQAYGHQRDMKAGEYEIKAGASMRDIMDLLRSGKSVLHSLTIPEGLTVEQIFQRVREDDVLTGDLPATMPSEGSLFANTLRFSRGTTREELVKKMQADQKKLVEDIWERRDPSIPLKTIDEFVTLASIVEKETGKADERPRVAAVFINRLNNKMRLQSDPTIIYGLFGGKGKPSDRPILKSDLEKPTPYNTYTVNGLPPGPIANPGRDALEAVAHPSQTKDLYFVADGTGGHVFAETLEEHNDNVKRWREVEKNRLDEAAKAATGDKNASPPDADSGN; from the coding sequence GTGAGCTCAGATCAGCAGTCTGAAGAGACAAACGGTTCAGCCGCTGCCAGCGTGCCGGATCGCAAGCCGATTGTGCCGCAATCGGCCTCTGAAGCGCTGCGCCCGGAACCAGGCACGCCGCCACCGGCACCCAAAAAGCGTTCTCGCCGTGCACGCAGCCAGATCGTCGTCTTTGCCAATTTCATGTTGTCGCTTGTCGTGCTGGTGGTTCTCGCCGCCGCTGCAGCGGTCTATTTCGGCAAGGTTGCGTTCAATGAGCCTGGGCCCACCGATGTCGCGACCAATTATGTCGTCAAGAGTGGCACCGGCATCACCGAGATTGCCGACGGGCTTGAACGGCGCGGTATCATTTCCGACGCCCGCGTCTTCATGTACGGCGTGCAGGCCTATGGCCATCAGCGCGACATGAAGGCGGGCGAGTATGAGATCAAGGCGGGCGCTTCCATGCGCGATATCATGGACCTTTTGCGCAGCGGCAAGTCTGTTCTCCATTCGCTGACTATTCCTGAGGGCCTGACTGTCGAACAGATTTTCCAGCGCGTTCGCGAGGACGACGTGCTGACGGGCGATCTGCCGGCAACTATGCCGAGTGAGGGCTCACTCTTCGCCAATACCCTGCGTTTCTCCCGCGGTACAACGCGCGAAGAGCTTGTGAAGAAAATGCAGGCAGACCAGAAGAAGCTCGTCGAGGACATTTGGGAGCGTCGTGATCCCAGTATTCCGCTGAAGACCATCGACGAGTTTGTGACGTTGGCTTCCATTGTCGAGAAGGAAACCGGGAAGGCCGATGAGCGTCCGCGTGTCGCCGCCGTTTTCATCAATCGCTTGAACAACAAAATGCGCCTGCAGTCGGATCCCACGATCATTTATGGTCTGTTTGGAGGCAAGGGCAAACCTTCTGACCGGCCAATCCTCAAATCCGACCTCGAAAAGCCAACCCCCTATAACACGTACACTGTAAACGGCCTGCCGCCTGGTCCGATCGCAAATCCCGGCCGCGACGCACTGGAGGCTGTTGCACATCCCTCGCAGACCAAAGATCTTTACTTCGTCGCTGACGGCACTGGCGGGCATGTATTTGCCGAGACGCTTGAAGAGCACAATGATAATGTGAAGCGTTGGCGTGAGGTCGAGAAGAACCGTCTGGACGAAGCAGCCAAGGCGGCCACCGGGGACAAGAACGCCTCGCCGCCGGACGCGGATAGCGGTAATTAG
- a CDS encoding replicative DNA helicase, whose translation MAEATVRKINEARDTLYREAPNNIEAEQALLGAILVNNDAFYRVSDFLKPTHFNEPLHRKIFEVASDMIRMGKMANPVTLKTFLPADAKIGEMTVMQYLARLAAEAVTVINAEDYGRAIYDLATRRALITIGEDMVNIAYDAPVDVAPQGQIEDAERRLFELAETGRYDGGFQSFTDAVKTAVDMANAAFMRDGHLSGISTGIRALDARMGGLQPSDLIVLAGRPGMGKTSLATNIAFNIAAAYEPEQLADGTFKAKNGGVVGFFSLEMSSEQLATRIISEQSEISSSKIRRGEISEADFEKLVACSQHMQKVPLYIDQTGGISIAQLAARARRLKRQRGLDVLVIDYIQLMQGSSKRASENRVQEITEITTGLKALGKELNTPIIALSQLSRQVESREDKHPQLSDLRESGSIEQDADVVLFVYRDEYYIKNKEPKAGTEEHFKWQADLNEATGKAEVIVAKQRHGPTGTVRLAFQAEYTRFTDLAEDSHLPERFE comes from the coding sequence ATGGCTGAAGCTACGGTACGCAAGATCAACGAGGCGCGAGACACCCTCTATCGGGAAGCCCCGAACAACATCGAGGCCGAGCAGGCCTTGCTGGGTGCTATCCTCGTCAACAATGACGCGTTCTATCGTGTTTCCGACTTCCTGAAGCCAACCCATTTCAACGAACCGCTGCATCGCAAGATTTTCGAAGTCGCTTCCGACATGATTCGCATGGGCAAGATGGCGAATCCGGTGACGCTCAAGACCTTCCTCCCCGCCGATGCAAAAATTGGCGAAATGACGGTCATGCAATACCTTGCGCGCCTCGCTGCAGAAGCCGTGACGGTCATCAATGCGGAAGATTACGGCAGGGCAATTTACGATCTCGCCACGCGCCGTGCGCTGATCACCATCGGCGAGGACATGGTCAACATCGCCTATGATGCGCCGGTCGATGTCGCGCCGCAGGGCCAGATCGAGGATGCAGAACGGCGGCTGTTCGAACTCGCGGAGACCGGCCGCTACGATGGCGGCTTCCAGAGCTTTACCGACGCGGTCAAGACCGCCGTGGACATGGCCAATGCCGCCTTCATGCGTGACGGACATTTGTCCGGCATCTCGACTGGCATACGCGCGCTCGATGCGCGCATGGGCGGCCTGCAGCCATCGGATTTGATCGTTCTGGCCGGGCGCCCCGGCATGGGCAAAACCTCGCTTGCCACGAACATTGCCTTCAACATCGCTGCAGCCTACGAGCCCGAACAGCTGGCGGATGGCACTTTCAAGGCGAAGAATGGCGGCGTTGTCGGGTTCTTCTCCCTCGAAATGTCGTCCGAACAGCTGGCGACGCGTATCATTTCCGAGCAATCGGAAATCAGTTCGTCGAAAATCCGCCGCGGCGAGATCAGCGAAGCCGATTTCGAGAAGCTGGTGGCCTGCTCGCAGCACATGCAGAAAGTGCCCCTCTACATCGACCAGACCGGTGGTATCTCCATCGCCCAGCTTGCGGCGCGTGCGCGCCGCCTGAAGCGCCAGCGCGGCCTCGATGTCCTGGTCATCGACTATATCCAGCTGATGCAGGGGTCCTCCAAGCGCGCCTCGGAAAACCGCGTGCAGGAAATCACAGAAATCACGACTGGCCTGAAAGCGCTCGGCAAGGAACTGAACACGCCGATTATCGCGCTTTCCCAGCTTTCCCGTCAGGTTGAAAGCCGCGAGGACAAGCATCCGCAGCTGTCCGACTTGCGTGAATCGGGTTCGATCGAGCAGGACGCCGACGTGGTGCTTTTCGTCTATCGCGATGAGTATTACATCAAGAACAAGGAACCGAAGGCCGGCACGGAAGAGCATTTCAAATGGCAGGCCGACCTCAACGAAGCCACGGGCAAGGCGGAGGTCATCGTTGCCAAGCAGCGTCACGGCCCGACGGGCACCGTGAGGCTTGCGTTCCAGGCGGAATATACGCGCTTTACCGACCTGGCCGAAGACTCGCATCTGCCAGAACGGTTTGAGTGA
- the rpsR gene encoding 30S ribosomal protein S18, protein MVDINQIPTRRPFHRRRKTCPFSGANAPKIDYKDIKLLSRYISERGKIVPSRITAVSQKKQRELAQAIKRARFLGLLPYVVK, encoded by the coding sequence ATGGTTGATATCAATCAGATCCCGACCCGCCGTCCGTTCCATCGCCGTCGCAAGACCTGCCCGTTCTCGGGTGCGAATGCGCCGAAGATCGACTACAAGGACATCAAGCTCCTGTCGCGCTACATTTCCGAGCGTGGCAAGATCGTTCCTTCCCGTATTACGGCTGTCAGCCAGAAGAAGCAGCGCGAACTCGCCCAGGCGATCAAGCGCGCCCGTTTCCTCGGCCTGCTGCCTTACGTTGTGAAGTAA
- a CDS encoding DUF2232 domain-containing protein: MKPTAKDIGVGVLAGLAAALLSIGVITQSTLAMALLLFSPLPIFVAALGWGTAAGFIAALSMAVAVSVLAAPTAALIVVLITALPAAAAAYFTGLARPAEEIGGPKDVTVWYPLADTLLRLALIVGASFIVIGVMIGFSDDLAGELAKSLGQQLAASNPELAGNADVAQNMALFVVRILPALQPAVWVMIIVANLYLALRLTAASGKLRRPKDDWPRALRMPRPALIIFAVACAACFLPGGIGYAATAIAGALGAGFMMAGFAMLHARTRGAPWRPVALWFAYLAVLLFAFVLFLFLLAGLFDTSRNAPVSKAAHTTPPNNDN, encoded by the coding sequence ATGAAACCGACTGCAAAAGATATTGGCGTTGGAGTATTGGCGGGCCTCGCGGCCGCGCTGCTCTCGATTGGCGTTATCACGCAGTCGACCCTCGCCATGGCGCTGCTCCTGTTTTCTCCGCTGCCGATCTTTGTGGCGGCACTCGGTTGGGGTACTGCCGCAGGCTTCATCGCAGCCCTGTCGATGGCAGTCGCCGTTTCCGTCCTAGCCGCACCGACAGCTGCCCTTATCGTCGTTCTGATCACCGCCCTCCCCGCAGCCGCAGCCGCTTATTTCACCGGCCTGGCGCGTCCCGCGGAAGAAATCGGCGGTCCAAAGGACGTTACCGTTTGGTATCCGCTTGCCGATACGCTGCTGCGACTCGCCCTGATCGTCGGCGCCAGCTTCATCGTCATCGGTGTCATGATCGGATTCAGCGACGACCTTGCCGGTGAACTTGCGAAATCGCTGGGCCAGCAACTTGCCGCCAGCAACCCGGAGCTTGCCGGGAACGCCGACGTCGCACAGAACATGGCGCTCTTCGTCGTACGGATCCTGCCTGCGCTGCAGCCTGCGGTGTGGGTGATGATCATCGTCGCCAATCTCTATCTGGCACTGCGGCTCACGGCTGCGTCGGGCAAACTGCGCCGCCCGAAGGACGACTGGCCGCGCGCGCTGCGCATGCCGCGTCCTGCACTCATCATCTTTGCCGTCGCCTGCGCTGCCTGTTTTCTGCCCGGCGGGATCGGCTATGCGGCAACTGCGATTGCCGGTGCGCTTGGCGCCGGCTTCATGATGGCGGGCTTCGCCATGCTGCATGCAAGGACACGCGGTGCACCATGGCGCCCGGTCGCGCTATGGTTTGCATATCTCGCCGTTCTGCTCTTTGCCTTCGTGCTCTTCCTCTTCCTTCTGGCCGGTTTGTTCGACACGTCGCGCAACGCACCGGTTTCGAAGGCTGCGCATACAACACCACCCAATAACGACAATTGA
- the fabG gene encoding 3-oxoacyl-[acyl-carrier-protein] reductase → MFDLTGRKALITGATGGIGEAIARALHAQGAIVGLHGTRVEKLEALATELGDRVKIFPANLSSRDEVKALGEKAEADLEGVEILVNNAGITKDGLFVRMSDADWDNVLEVNLTAVFRLTRELTHPMMRRRYGRIINITSVVGVTGNPGQTNYVASKAGLIGFSKSLAQEIASRNVTVNCVAPGFIESAMTDKLNDKQKEAIMSAIPMRRMGTGAEVASSVVYLASSEAAYVTGQTVHVNGGMAMI, encoded by the coding sequence ATGTTTGACCTTACTGGCCGCAAGGCTCTCATCACAGGTGCGACAGGTGGTATTGGCGAGGCGATTGCCCGCGCACTTCATGCGCAGGGCGCAATCGTCGGCTTGCACGGCACGCGCGTTGAAAAACTCGAAGCGCTGGCGACCGAGCTCGGCGACCGGGTCAAGATTTTTCCGGCTAACCTTTCCAGCAGGGATGAGGTCAAGGCACTTGGCGAAAAGGCCGAAGCCGATCTGGAAGGCGTCGAAATCCTCGTCAACAATGCCGGGATCACCAAGGATGGGCTGTTTGTCCGCATGAGTGATGCGGATTGGGACAATGTGCTTGAAGTCAACCTGACAGCCGTATTCCGCCTGACCCGCGAACTTACCCACCCGATGATGCGCCGCCGTTATGGCCGTATCATCAACATCACCTCGGTGGTGGGCGTGACCGGCAACCCGGGTCAGACCAACTATGTGGCTTCGAAGGCCGGACTGATCGGCTTTTCCAAGTCGCTCGCTCAGGAAATTGCCAGCCGCAATGTCACGGTCAACTGCGTTGCGCCGGGCTTCATCGAATCGGCCATGACTGACAAGCTCAACGACAAGCAGAAGGAAGCCATCATGTCGGCCATTCCGATGCGCCGCATGGGCACGGGCGCCGAGGTTGCTTCGTCGGTTGTCTATCTTGCCAGCAGCGAGGCCGCCTACGTCACCGGCCAGACAGTTCACGTCAACGGCGGCATGGCAATGATCTGA
- the rplI gene encoding 50S ribosomal protein L9, protein MEVILLERISRLGQMGETVKVKDGFARNFLLPQGKALRANEANKKKFEGQRAQLEARNLERKTEAQSVAEKLDGKSFVAVRSAGETGQLYGSVSTRDIADLITAEGFSINRNQVELNTPIKTIGLHSIVLALHPEVEATVTINIARTADEAERQVKGEDLTSAEAIYGIEDAPLSDEFFDEDEEGEENA, encoded by the coding sequence ATGGAAGTCATTCTTCTCGAACGTATCAGCCGCCTCGGCCAGATGGGCGAAACCGTCAAGGTAAAGGACGGCTTTGCCCGGAACTTCCTCCTGCCGCAGGGCAAGGCTCTTCGTGCCAACGAAGCCAACAAGAAGAAGTTCGAAGGCCAGCGCGCACAGCTCGAAGCCCGTAACCTCGAGCGCAAGACTGAAGCCCAGTCGGTTGCCGAGAAGCTCGACGGCAAGTCATTCGTCGCCGTTCGCTCGGCTGGCGAAACCGGCCAGCTGTATGGTTCAGTTTCGACGCGCGATATTGCCGACCTGATCACGGCTGAAGGTTTCTCGATCAATCGCAACCAGGTTGAACTGAACACGCCAATCAAGACGATCGGCCTGCACAGCATCGTTCTGGCGCTTCATCCTGAAGTAGAAGCAACGGTCACTATCAATATTGCCCGTACGGCCGATGAAGCCGAGCGTCAGGTAAAGGGTGAAGACCTCACCTCCGCTGAGGCGATCTATGGCATTGAAGACGCACCGCTGTCTGACGAATTCTTCGATGAAGACGAAGAAGGCGAAGAAAACGCCTGA
- the rpsF gene encoding 30S ribosomal protein S6, which yields MALYEHVFLARQDISQQQVDALVEQYKGIIETNGGSVGRIESWGLRALTYRINKNRKAYYSLLNINAPAAAVAELERQQRINEDVLRFMTIRVEEHEEGQSAMLARRDDRRDRDDNKFGGRDDDRPRRPRRPRDNEAGEGAE from the coding sequence ATGGCTCTTTATGAACATGTGTTCCTTGCTCGACAGGACATTTCGCAGCAGCAGGTCGATGCGCTTGTAGAACAGTACAAGGGTATCATCGAGACCAATGGCGGCTCAGTCGGGCGTATTGAAAGCTGGGGACTCCGTGCCCTCACCTATCGTATCAACAAGAACCGCAAGGCGTATTACTCCCTGCTCAACATCAATGCTCCTGCAGCAGCTGTTGCCGAGCTTGAGCGCCAGCAGCGCATCAACGAAGACGTCCTGCGTTTCATGACGATCCGCGTTGAAGAGCACGAGGAAGGCCAGTCGGCCATGCTCGCACGCCGCGACGATCGCCGCGACCGCGACGACAACAAGTTCGGTGGCCGCGATGACGACCGTCCGCGCCGTCCGCGCCGCCCGCGTGACAACGAAGCCGGTGAAGGAGCAGAATAA
- a CDS encoding acyl carrier protein produces MSDTAERVKKIVIEHLGVDAEKVTDGASFIDDLGADSLDTVELVMAFEEEFGVEIPDDAAETILTVGDAVKFIDKASA; encoded by the coding sequence ATGAGTGATACTGCAGAACGCGTCAAGAAAATCGTTATTGAACATCTGGGCGTTGATGCCGAGAAAGTCACCGATGGTGCGAGCTTCATCGACGATCTCGGCGCCGACAGCCTTGATACTGTCGAGCTCGTGATGGCTTTCGAAGAAGAGTTCGGCGTTGAAATCCCGGACGATGCTGCTGAGACGATTCTGACAGTCGGCGATGCCGTCAAGTTCATCGACAAGGCATCTGCCTGA
- the fabF gene encoding beta-ketoacyl-ACP synthase II, with amino-acid sequence MRRVVITGLGLVSPLASGVEATWSRLLAGQSGARRVTEFEVEDLPCKIACRIPVGDGTDGTFNPDDWMEPKEQRKVDPFIIYAVAAADQALADAKWAPESNEDQIRTGVLIGSGIGGLEGIVEAGYTLRDKGPRRISPFFIPGRLINLASGHVSIKHKLRGPNHSVVTACSTGAHAIGDASRLIAFGDADVMVAGGTESPVSRISLAGFAACKALSTARNDDPTAASRPYDDDRDGFVMGEGAGVVVLEELEHALARGAKIYAEVIGYGLSGDAFHITAPSEDGEGAQRCMEMALKRAGITPDDIDYINSHGTSTMADTIELGAVERVVGDAASKISMSSTKSSIGHLLGAAGSTEAVFCALAIRDNIAPATINLDKPSKETKIDLVPHKPRERKIDIALSNSFGFGGTNASLVLRRYQQ; translated from the coding sequence ATGAGGCGCGTTGTCATAACCGGCCTTGGGCTGGTGTCTCCTCTTGCATCCGGTGTTGAGGCCACCTGGTCGCGGCTTCTCGCCGGCCAGAGCGGCGCCCGGCGTGTAACAGAATTTGAAGTTGAAGATCTGCCTTGCAAGATTGCTTGCCGTATTCCGGTAGGCGATGGCACCGATGGCACATTCAATCCGGACGATTGGATGGAGCCAAAGGAGCAGCGCAAGGTTGATCCATTCATCATTTACGCTGTTGCAGCCGCCGATCAGGCGCTTGCGGATGCCAAATGGGCACCGGAAAGCAATGAGGACCAAATCCGCACCGGTGTTTTGATCGGCTCGGGCATAGGCGGTCTCGAAGGTATTGTCGAAGCTGGTTATACGCTGCGCGACAAGGGCCCTCGGCGTATCTCCCCGTTCTTCATCCCCGGCCGTCTGATCAATCTGGCTTCCGGCCACGTTTCCATCAAGCACAAGCTGCGCGGCCCGAACCATTCGGTCGTTACCGCTTGCTCGACCGGTGCGCATGCCATTGGCGACGCATCGCGATTGATCGCCTTCGGTGATGCCGATGTGATGGTGGCTGGTGGTACGGAATCGCCGGTCAGCCGCATCTCGCTTGCCGGCTTTGCCGCCTGCAAGGCTCTGTCCACGGCCCGCAATGACGATCCGACTGCTGCATCCCGCCCTTACGACGATGACCGCGACGGTTTTGTCATGGGTGAGGGCGCCGGTGTCGTCGTGCTGGAAGAGTTGGAGCACGCTCTTGCACGCGGGGCCAAGATTTACGCTGAAGTGATCGGCTATGGCCTTTCCGGGGACGCTTTCCACATCACAGCACCATCCGAGGATGGTGAAGGTGCGCAGCGCTGCATGGAAATGGCCCTGAAGCGCGCCGGCATAACCCCGGACGATATCGACTACATCAATTCGCACGGCACCTCGACGATGGCTGATACCATCGAACTTGGAGCGGTCGAACGCGTTGTCGGTGATGCGGCCTCGAAAATCTCGATGTCGTCCACCAAGTCTTCTATCGGCCACCTCCTTGGTGCTGCCGGTTCGACTGAGGCGGTTTTCTGTGCTCTGGCAATCCGTGACAATATTGCTCCGGCGACCATCAATCTGGATAAGCCATCCAAGGAAACCAAGATCGATCTGGTTCCGCACAAGCCGCGGGAACGCAAGATCGATATCGCGCTGTCCAATTCCTTCGGATTTGGCGGCACCAACGCTTCGCTGGTTTTGCGGCGTTATCAACAGTGA
- the fabD gene encoding ACP S-malonyltransferase codes for MSIAFTFPGQGSQAVGMGKALAENFAEARAVFDEVDDALGEKLSSIIWDGPEETLTLTANAQPALMAVSIAVLRVLESKGVSLKDKVSFVAGHSLGEYSALCAAGTFSLSDTARLLRIRGNAMQKAVPAGEGAMAAIIGLEHEDVEAICAEASKQGPVQIANDNGGGQLVISGAKAPVEAAAALATAKGAKRALMLPVSAPFHSALMEPAAEAMREALANVAKKDPIIPLIANVRAAPVTSADEIAALLVEQVTGQVRWRETVQWFGENGVTTLYEIGAGKVLTGLARRINKDISGVAVGTPEDIDAAVAALNA; via the coding sequence ATGTCCATTGCATTCACCTTTCCGGGTCAGGGAAGCCAGGCCGTAGGTATGGGCAAGGCGCTGGCGGAGAATTTTGCCGAGGCACGTGCGGTTTTCGACGAGGTGGATGATGCGCTTGGCGAAAAGTTGTCTTCGATCATCTGGGACGGCCCGGAGGAAACGTTGACGCTGACTGCCAATGCCCAGCCCGCGCTGATGGCGGTATCCATCGCGGTTCTTCGGGTGCTTGAGTCGAAAGGTGTTTCCTTGAAGGACAAGGTTTCCTTTGTCGCGGGTCACTCGCTCGGCGAATATTCGGCCCTCTGCGCGGCCGGTACGTTCTCGCTTTCCGATACGGCAAGGCTCCTGCGTATTCGTGGTAATGCCATGCAGAAGGCTGTACCCGCAGGCGAGGGTGCAATGGCCGCCATCATCGGCCTCGAGCATGAAGATGTCGAAGCCATTTGCGCCGAAGCATCGAAGCAGGGACCGGTTCAGATCGCCAATGACAATGGCGGTGGCCAGCTGGTTATTTCCGGAGCAAAGGCACCCGTGGAGGCTGCTGCTGCACTCGCAACGGCGAAGGGTGCAAAGCGCGCCCTCATGCTCCCCGTCTCCGCCCCCTTCCATTCCGCCCTGATGGAGCCCGCGGCAGAAGCCATGCGTGAGGCCTTGGCAAATGTTGCAAAGAAGGATCCCATTATCCCGCTCATCGCCAATGTGCGCGCAGCTCCGGTGACGTCCGCCGACGAGATCGCCGCTTTGCTGGTCGAACAGGTGACAGGACAAGTGCGCTGGCGTGAGACTGTGCAATGGTTTGGCGAGAATGGCGTGACGACACTTTATGAGATTGGCGCAGGCAAGGTGCTGACCGGTCTCGCGCGCCGTATTAACAAGGACATTTCCGGCGTCGCCGTGGGCACTCCGGAAGACATCGATGCGGCTGTGGCTGCCCTGAACGCTTAA
- a CDS encoding type II toxin-antitoxin system HicB family antitoxin, with translation MTYHKYPVVVSPLADEDGGGFGAYVPDLPGCMSDGDTPEEAVHNAYDAIEAWIEAASELGREIPAPSHKLTFA, from the coding sequence GTGACCTATCATAAATATCCGGTCGTTGTTTCTCCCCTCGCTGATGAAGATGGCGGCGGCTTCGGCGCCTATGTACCTGATCTTCCTGGCTGCATGAGCGATGGCGATACGCCTGAAGAAGCCGTGCATAATGCATATGACGCCATCGAAGCTTGGATTGAGGCTGCCAGTGAACTAGGGCGGGAAATCCCGGCGCCATCGCACAAGCTGACATTTGCCTGA
- a CDS encoding SAM-dependent methyltransferase, producing the protein MNAILKAALSRMVHTGTLIITDSSGKPRTFGDGTGEPIHFRINSAAAERKIAFDPSLHFAEAYMNGEIDVLDGDIYDVLKIIFENTGATVAKEPWMLAIEGIRRATRRLHQMNTLTRASSNVQRHYDLSEDLYRLFLDTDMQYSCAYFERPDAALEEAQMAKKRHIAAKLLVEKGHKTLDIGCGWGGLGIYLAKHLEADVTGVTLSQEQHGIANKRAFEEGLTAQARFDLRDYRTLEESFDRIVSVGMFEHVGIGHFPEYFQHTARLLKKDGVFLLHSIGRSDGPSYTNAFIQKYIFPGGYIPALSEVIPHIEKAGLVITDIEILRLHYADTLRIWRERFMANREKAKAIYDERFCRMWEFYLAASEAAFRWQNLVVFQIQLAHRQEAVPLTRNYIEKEEKRLKRLECERSSANSQVNRKESIAGR; encoded by the coding sequence ATGAATGCCATTCTAAAGGCCGCACTCTCGCGGATGGTTCATACTGGCACTTTGATTATAACCGACTCATCCGGCAAACCCCGAACCTTTGGCGACGGAACCGGCGAGCCCATACATTTCCGTATCAATAGCGCTGCAGCGGAGCGAAAAATCGCTTTCGATCCGTCACTGCATTTCGCCGAAGCCTACATGAACGGTGAAATCGATGTTCTCGACGGTGACATCTATGATGTCTTGAAAATCATCTTCGAAAACACCGGTGCGACCGTCGCCAAGGAACCCTGGATGCTGGCGATCGAAGGCATCCGCCGCGCCACGCGACGCCTGCACCAGATGAACACCCTGACGCGTGCCTCCAGCAATGTGCAGCGGCACTACGATCTGTCTGAAGACCTCTACCGTCTATTCCTCGATACGGACATGCAATATTCATGCGCCTATTTCGAGCGGCCGGACGCAGCGCTGGAAGAGGCGCAGATGGCGAAAAAGCGCCATATCGCAGCCAAGCTGCTGGTTGAAAAGGGTCACAAGACCCTCGATATCGGCTGCGGCTGGGGTGGGCTCGGAATTTATCTCGCCAAGCATCTTGAAGCCGATGTTACCGGTGTGACGCTATCCCAAGAGCAACACGGCATCGCCAACAAACGTGCCTTCGAGGAAGGCCTGACGGCGCAGGCCCGGTTTGACTTGCGTGACTACCGGACGCTCGAAGAAAGTTTTGACCGCATCGTGTCCGTCGGCATGTTCGAACATGTCGGTATCGGTCATTTCCCGGAATACTTCCAGCATACAGCGCGCTTGCTCAAGAAGGATGGCGTTTTCCTCCTGCATTCGATCGGCCGCTCGGACGGCCCATCCTATACCAATGCCTTTATCCAGAAGTACATCTTCCCGGGCGGCTATATTCCCGCACTGTCAGAGGTCATTCCGCATATCGAAAAGGCCGGTCTGGTGATCACGGATATCGAAATCCTGCGCCTGCACTATGCCGATACGTTGCGGATCTGGCGGGAACGCTTCATGGCCAACCGCGAAAAGGCCAAGGCGATCTACGATGAACGCTTCTGCAGGATGTGGGAATTCTATCTCGCAGCCTCCGAGGCCGCATTTCGCTGGCAGAATCTTGTGGTGTTCCAGATCCAGCTGGCGCATCGCCAGGAGGCTGTGCCGTTGACGCGCAATTACATCGAAAAGGAAGAAAAGCGGCTGAAGCGGCTGGAATGCGAACGCAGCTCGGCCAACAGCCAGGTCAACCGAAAGGAATCGATCGCCGGGAGGTAA